The Leadbettera azotonutricia ZAS-9 genome has a window encoding:
- a CDS encoding CpXC domain-containing protein: MEQKIPCFCDNTFTVDIPEQIDLDANTEYIDQIIDGAFLNFTCPGCGKKHKPEFAISIAWPGKKVRFEVFPELDRGEFYRRKKETPDKGPLARETIIGYPELSDRIMVYRDGLEPIAVEAVKYYLYLKAEETYPDNELEIWYASSTPETLEFHIHGIKEDEIAVMKIPYSLYKKTLDDYRKRPKDEIFTALRVRSYLSVKNTMRPAELK, translated from the coding sequence ATGGAGCAAAAAATCCCCTGTTTTTGCGATAACACTTTTACTGTCGATATTCCGGAGCAAATCGATCTGGATGCAAACACCGAATACATTGATCAAATTATCGATGGGGCTTTTTTGAATTTTACCTGCCCGGGTTGCGGTAAAAAGCACAAGCCCGAATTTGCCATTTCCATTGCATGGCCCGGGAAAAAGGTGCGTTTTGAAGTTTTCCCCGAATTGGACAGGGGGGAATTTTACAGGCGGAAAAAAGAAACCCCCGACAAAGGCCCTCTCGCCAGGGAAACCATTATAGGGTATCCGGAGCTTTCCGATCGCATCATGGTTTACCGCGACGGCCTTGAGCCAATTGCCGTAGAAGCAGTCAAATACTACCTTTACCTGAAGGCGGAAGAAACTTACCCCGACAATGAACTTGAAATTTGGTATGCGTCTTCCACGCCTGAGACATTGGAATTCCATATACACGGCATTAAAGAGGATGAAATTGCAGTAATGAAGATTCCTTATTCGCTTTATAAAAAAACCCTGGATGATTACAGGAAACGCCCTAAAGACGAGATATTCACAGCCCTTAGGGTAAGGTCATATCTTTCAGTGAAAAACACCATGAGGCCCGCGGAATTGAAATGA
- a CDS encoding site-2 protease family protein, with protein MLIVKILLGLVGLGIVVFVHELGHFIAARLVGIDVEAFSIGWGKPILKKKIGAVEYRLGLFPLGGYCKMKGENEFQEAWENKEKSIKPVPGTFYGTSPFKRCIVSFMGPFFNLLFAILVMSIIWGIGFEVNTLENRIVLLSDISPGSVNPADEAGLQTGDRIIEINGRKTENYHDIQENIAVNPEAKLPLKVERGSEVLSLTVKPTLEKSTGAGRIGVYFWTSPLIDAVAEGSPAAAAGLQKGDRILKVNGENFEYTVALIKILESRPAFLNIEYERGGKALNTDIRITYTEDGPEDPGMAWETIKYHTPALNVFTAIAKGVSEAWKTFTVSVRSLTLLFRGIDLTQAVSGPVRITYMVGDVATEGFGQSFGAGISSMANFLALISIALCIMNLLPLPILDGGMILLFIIEALRRKPLNPRAIYIFQTVGVVLIFSLMIFAVFGDILFLARR; from the coding sequence ATGCTGATAGTTAAGATACTGCTGGGCCTTGTAGGCCTTGGAATTGTGGTTTTTGTCCATGAGCTGGGACATTTTATAGCGGCCCGGCTTGTGGGCATAGATGTAGAAGCCTTTTCCATCGGCTGGGGCAAGCCAATACTGAAAAAAAAGATCGGGGCTGTCGAATACCGCCTGGGGCTTTTCCCCCTTGGGGGCTACTGCAAGATGAAAGGCGAAAATGAATTCCAGGAGGCCTGGGAGAACAAGGAGAAATCCATAAAACCCGTGCCGGGCACTTTTTACGGAACCAGCCCCTTTAAGCGCTGCATCGTTTCGTTTATGGGCCCTTTTTTTAACCTTCTTTTTGCCATTCTGGTAATGTCGATAATCTGGGGCATTGGTTTTGAAGTGAATACCCTTGAGAACCGCATTGTGCTTCTTTCGGATATCAGCCCCGGGAGCGTGAATCCTGCCGATGAAGCGGGCCTTCAAACCGGCGACAGGATTATTGAAATCAATGGCAGGAAAACCGAGAACTATCATGACATACAGGAAAACATTGCCGTAAACCCCGAGGCAAAGCTCCCCCTCAAGGTTGAACGGGGAAGCGAGGTGCTCAGCCTTACTGTAAAGCCCACTCTCGAAAAAAGCACCGGCGCGGGGAGAATAGGCGTCTATTTTTGGACTTCCCCCCTTATTGATGCAGTAGCCGAAGGAAGCCCCGCAGCGGCCGCAGGGTTACAGAAAGGGGATCGCATACTTAAAGTCAACGGTGAAAATTTTGAATACACTGTCGCCCTTATCAAGATCCTTGAAAGCCGTCCTGCGTTTTTGAACATTGAATATGAAAGGGGCGGAAAGGCGCTCAATACGGATATCCGCATCACCTATACCGAAGACGGGCCTGAAGATCCGGGCATGGCATGGGAAACAATTAAATACCATACCCCTGCCCTTAATGTCTTTACTGCTATAGCAAAAGGCGTATCAGAAGCCTGGAAGACTTTTACTGTTTCTGTCCGCAGCCTAACCCTCCTTTTCCGGGGCATTGATCTTACCCAGGCGGTCTCAGGGCCTGTGCGCATTACCTACATGGTAGGGGATGTGGCAACCGAGGGATTTGGACAGAGTTTTGGCGCGGGCATAAGCTCCATGGCGAATTTCCTTGCCCTTATTTCCATTGCCCTCTGCATCATGAATCTCCTTCCCCTTCCCATCCTTGACGGCGGCATGATCCTGCTGTTTATTATCGAGGCCCTCAGGCGCAAGCCCCTTAACCCCAGGGCTATTTACATATTCCAGACCGTAGGCGTGGTGCTGATATTTTCCCTTATGATTTTCGCAGTCTTTGGGGATATTCTTTTTCTGGCCCGGAGGTAA
- the dxr gene encoding 1-deoxy-D-xylulose-5-phosphate reductoisomerase → MKKKTAILGATGSIGRNALDVIRLGKDDFEPVLFTAHKDAEALVNLKKEFPGALLALTGAETSPSPEIDFIGLHGLLDAIGRCNADIAVNGIAGAAGLEPSLACLDAAMDLALANKETLVMAGPLVFEKARQKNAKIIPVDSEHSAIYKLIEAHGRENVEEIILTASGGPFRNFSLDKLKNVAPAEALAHPTWNMGPKITIDSASLANKGLEVIEAVRLFGFPPDKIKVRVHPQSIVHSMIRLKDGAVYAQMSKPDMRLPIHEALHSPATSPSPFGFLDFSNLTLTFEEPDMKRFPMLGLAYKACSLGPLHPAVYNAANEEAVEAFLKGKIPFLEIPRIVGYVLDDSWPGDALDLAHILEADRKAREKARGLINRSTNADS, encoded by the coding sequence ATGAAAAAAAAGACAGCTATCCTTGGCGCCACAGGATCCATTGGCAGAAACGCCCTGGATGTGATCCGCCTGGGAAAAGATGATTTTGAGCCTGTCCTTTTTACTGCCCATAAAGATGCCGAAGCCCTTGTCAATTTAAAGAAGGAATTCCCCGGAGCGCTGCTTGCGTTGACCGGTGCGGAAACATCCCCTTCCCCTGAAATAGATTTTATTGGCCTCCATGGTTTATTGGATGCCATAGGGCGCTGCAATGCCGATATTGCCGTCAACGGCATAGCGGGGGCTGCGGGTCTTGAACCTTCCCTTGCTTGCCTTGACGCGGCTATGGATTTGGCCCTGGCAAATAAAGAGACCCTGGTAATGGCCGGCCCTTTGGTTTTTGAGAAGGCAAGGCAGAAAAATGCAAAAATAATCCCTGTGGATTCGGAGCATTCCGCCATCTACAAACTTATAGAAGCCCATGGCAGGGAGAATGTGGAAGAAATCATCCTCACAGCCTCCGGGGGGCCTTTCAGAAACTTCAGCCTCGATAAATTGAAAAACGTTGCGCCTGCAGAAGCCCTGGCCCACCCTACCTGGAACATGGGGCCCAAGATCACCATCGATTCAGCGAGCCTTGCGAACAAGGGGCTTGAGGTAATCGAAGCGGTGCGGCTTTTCGGCTTTCCCCCTGATAAAATAAAGGTTCGCGTGCACCCTCAAAGCATAGTGCATTCCATGATACGCCTAAAGGATGGCGCCGTGTATGCCCAAATGTCCAAACCCGACATGAGGCTCCCCATACACGAAGCCCTCCATTCGCCGGCGACTTCACCATCCCCTTTCGGCTTTCTTGATTTTTCAAACCTTACCCTGACCTTTGAAGAACCCGACATGAAACGATTTCCCATGCTCGGCCTGGCTTACAAGGCATGCAGCCTGGGCCCGCTTCACCCGGCAGTTTACAATGCTGCCAACGAAGAGGCAGTGGAAGCTTTTTTAAAAGGCAAAATTCCCTTCCTTGAAATCCCCCGCATAGTCGGGTATGTTTTAGATGATAGTTGGCCCGGCGATGCTTTGGATCTTGCCCATATCCTGGAAGCGGACAGGAAGGCAAGAGAGAAAGCCCGGGGATTGATAAACAGGAGCACGAATGCTGATAGTTAA
- a CDS encoding phosphatidate cytidylyltransferase, which translates to MKKLLERLLVFFVGIPALIGIVFFLPQLNHAVFNCMVIWTSIAGAMEFQNILKQKNIVIGTVEAAIFGGIAPVVTAAVVSFNLNIDIISLSMALSACWIVASRVFSSQNKLDSYVNRTAAGFAVLIYPGFLMSWIIRLAAFPRAEVLILFFLLVTFLNDGAAWLSGRFLGKNNRGIIAASPNKSLAGFAGGIASSMALGIIGAVNFPDAFNSALMPGAAAGAILGLASGIASTLGDLGESALKRSAGVKDSGTVIPGRGGMLDSIDSLALTAPVYYLAYVLLFT; encoded by the coding sequence ATGAAAAAACTATTAGAGCGGCTTCTGGTGTTTTTTGTCGGCATTCCTGCCCTCATAGGCATAGTCTTCTTTCTGCCCCAGTTAAACCATGCGGTGTTCAACTGCATGGTTATATGGACCTCGATAGCCGGGGCTATGGAATTTCAGAATATCCTCAAGCAAAAAAATATCGTTATAGGCACTGTGGAAGCCGCAATATTCGGAGGTATCGCCCCGGTTGTCACTGCCGCAGTGGTGAGTTTCAATCTGAATATTGATATCATTTCGTTAAGCATGGCCTTAAGCGCCTGCTGGATAGTGGCATCCCGGGTTTTTTCATCCCAGAACAAACTTGATAGTTATGTAAACCGTACTGCCGCAGGGTTCGCGGTTCTGATATACCCTGGTTTTCTTATGTCATGGATTATCAGGCTTGCCGCTTTTCCGAGGGCGGAAGTTTTAATACTCTTTTTCCTTTTGGTCACTTTTTTGAACGATGGCGCTGCCTGGCTATCCGGCAGGTTCCTTGGAAAAAACAACCGGGGCATAATCGCGGCCAGCCCCAACAAAAGCCTTGCAGGTTTTGCAGGGGGCATTGCATCCTCCATGGCCCTTGGCATTATTGGGGCGGTGAATTTTCCTGATGCCTTTAATTCCGCTCTAATGCCTGGGGCTGCGGCGGGCGCCATACTGGGCCTTGCAAGCGGCATTGCATCTACCCTTGGCGACCTTGGGGAGTCGGCCCTGAAACGCAGCGCCGGCGTTAAGGATTCGGGCACTGTTATTCCCGGCAGGGGAGGCATGCTGGATTCCATAGATTCCCTGGCATTGACTGCGCCGGTGTATTACCTGGCTTATGTCCTGCTCTTCACATAA
- the uppS gene encoding polyprenyl diphosphate synthase, producing MSGAVPTHVGIIMDGNGRWAQSRGQIRTQGHLEGLKAAKRVVKAASDLGISYLTLYTFSTENWKRTAEEVGFIMGLVKQYLRGELAFYKENRIRIRHTGDKDSLPPDIQKELASACDDTKGFTGLQVILALNYGGRDEISRAVNRALAAGASKTITPEIIGQYLDNPDVPDPDLIIRTAGEFRTSNFLLWEGAYAEYYISPKFWPDWDSSDLSEALENYENRERRFGGVAKGVVIT from the coding sequence GTGAGTGGTGCAGTCCCGACGCATGTGGGGATCATCATGGACGGGAATGGACGCTGGGCTCAGTCGCGGGGGCAGATTCGCACCCAGGGGCATCTTGAGGGTCTCAAGGCTGCCAAACGTGTGGTCAAGGCCGCAAGCGATCTTGGAATCTCCTACCTCACCCTTTACACATTTTCTACGGAAAACTGGAAACGTACTGCCGAAGAGGTAGGCTTCATCATGGGGCTGGTAAAACAGTACCTCAGGGGCGAATTGGCTTTTTATAAGGAAAACAGGATTCGCATACGCCATACCGGGGACAAGGATAGCCTGCCCCCGGATATACAAAAAGAGCTTGCGAGCGCCTGTGATGATACCAAAGGCTTCACAGGCCTCCAGGTTATTCTGGCCCTTAATTATGGGGGCAGGGATGAGATATCCCGGGCGGTAAACCGCGCGTTGGCTGCCGGCGCATCGAAAACCATTACGCCAGAGATCATCGGCCAATATCTGGATAACCCCGATGTGCCCGACCCGGATCTTATCATCAGGACTGCGGGAGAATTCCGTACCAGCAATTTCCTCCTTTGGGAAGGGGCTTATGCGGAATATTACATATCCCCGAAATTCTGGCCCGATTGGGATTCGTCTGATTTGTCAGAGGCGCTTGAGAATTATGAAAACCGGGAAAGGCGTTTCGGAGGCGTTGCCAAAGGAGTCGTAATAACATGA
- the frr gene encoding ribosome recycling factor, which produces MGEVAAASEERMKKTVQSLKDGFGALRTGRASAALFDKIRVDAYGDKSPLNQVANISIPEARLIVIQPWDKGLITEIEKAIRTSELSLNPSNDGKVIRISIPPLTEERRKDLAKQAKAQAEQSRVSVRNTRRDGNEELKKLLKDGKLTEDEESKGAEELQKLTDSYIAKVNQVLEEKEKEILEN; this is translated from the coding sequence ATGGGCGAGGTAGCTGCTGCTTCTGAAGAACGGATGAAAAAAACCGTCCAGAGCCTTAAAGACGGCTTTGGGGCTTTAAGGACAGGCCGTGCGTCTGCGGCGCTTTTCGACAAGATCCGCGTGGATGCGTATGGCGATAAATCCCCCTTGAACCAGGTGGCGAATATCTCCATCCCCGAAGCGCGGCTCATCGTGATCCAGCCCTGGGACAAGGGGCTTATCACGGAAATCGAAAAAGCCATCAGGACCTCCGAGCTTTCCCTCAACCCGTCCAATGACGGCAAGGTGATACGCATTTCCATCCCGCCCCTTACCGAGGAGCGGCGCAAGGATCTGGCAAAGCAGGCCAAGGCCCAAGCCGAGCAAAGCCGTGTCTCAGTCCGCAACACACGCAGGGATGGCAATGAGGAACTCAAGAAGCTCCTCAAAGACGGGAAGCTCACCGAGGATGAAGAAAGCAAGGGGGCGGAGGAACTGCAGAAGCTCACCGATTCCTATATTGCCAAGGTGAACCAGGTTTTGGAAGAGAAAGAAAAAGAAATTTTGGAGAATTAA
- the tsf gene encoding translation elongation factor Ts — MANISAADVKALREKTGAGMMECKNALVETDGDAAKAEKLLKEKGLAAVEKRADRATNEGKVFIKIKDNNAVLVELVSETDFVARNPEFIALGGIIADKVLDKGYAEPNDELNGMVTDLATKIRENMSLKRIKTVKAGAGEYITSYIHGDGAIGVVVKLASDKPEALQREEAKELAHNLALHISWANPAALDRSKLDPVFIKENEDIFRKQMETDESLKGKPEKVLEGILGGKVSKFLKSICLMDQGFVKDEKFSVSQVLSDTGKLLGGAKLTVSDYVYFKVGA, encoded by the coding sequence ATGGCTAATATAAGCGCAGCTGATGTAAAAGCCCTCCGGGAGAAAACCGGGGCAGGCATGATGGAATGCAAGAATGCCCTGGTGGAAACCGACGGGGATGCCGCCAAAGCCGAAAAGCTTTTGAAAGAAAAAGGCCTCGCAGCTGTTGAGAAGCGGGCCGACAGGGCCACCAACGAGGGCAAGGTCTTTATCAAGATAAAGGACAATAACGCGGTTCTCGTGGAGCTGGTTTCCGAAACCGACTTTGTGGCAAGAAACCCCGAGTTCATAGCTTTGGGTGGAATCATTGCCGACAAGGTTCTGGACAAGGGCTATGCCGAGCCCAATGACGAACTCAATGGCATGGTCACTGATCTGGCAACCAAAATCAGGGAGAACATGAGCCTCAAGCGGATCAAAACCGTCAAGGCCGGGGCAGGCGAATACATCACTTCCTATATCCATGGCGACGGCGCCATCGGGGTAGTGGTAAAGCTGGCCTCCGACAAGCCCGAAGCCCTTCAGAGGGAAGAAGCCAAAGAATTGGCGCATAACCTGGCCCTCCACATTTCCTGGGCCAATCCGGCAGCCCTGGACAGGAGCAAGCTCGACCCCGTTTTCATCAAAGAAAACGAGGACATCTTCCGCAAGCAAATGGAAACTGATGAGTCCCTCAAGGGCAAGCCCGAGAAAGTGCTCGAAGGCATCCTGGGCGGCAAGGTGAGCAAGTTTCTCAAGTCCATCTGCCTTATGGATCAGGGCTTTGTAAAGGACGAAAAATTCTCTGTCTCCCAAGTGCTCTCCGATACGGGAAAGCTTTTGGGCGGCGCAAAACTCACCGTAAGCGATTATGTCTACTTTAAAGTAGGAGCATAA
- the rpsB gene encoding 30S ribosomal protein S2, protein MAVVTMKSLLESGVHFGHQVKRWDPRMKKYIFAERNGIHIIDLQKTIQSIKDAYDAVRKVVASGKTVLFVGTKKQAQQAIQKEAERCGMYYVNNRWLGGMLTNFVTIKKSLLRLKKLEKMEVDGTFENLTKKEISGLGKERAKLQKNLGGIKEMKDPPGILFIIDTRKEGIAVAEARRMGIPIVAVVDTNCNPEGIDYPIPGNDDAIRAITLFTQIIANAVEEADNEVGLKIIETLGDEDEETEDVVTDVSVKEEDQEIDIEAYSGEAVVKETVEPEAPADEEDALPVDVDKVYGAE, encoded by the coding sequence GTGGCAGTAGTTACCATGAAGAGCCTGCTCGAATCGGGCGTGCATTTTGGGCACCAGGTAAAACGCTGGGATCCGCGGATGAAGAAATACATCTTTGCGGAACGGAACGGGATCCATATCATCGATCTCCAGAAAACAATTCAGTCCATCAAGGACGCCTATGACGCGGTCAGAAAGGTCGTGGCATCGGGCAAAACGGTTCTCTTTGTGGGCACCAAAAAGCAGGCCCAGCAGGCTATCCAGAAGGAAGCCGAGCGCTGCGGCATGTACTATGTGAACAACCGCTGGCTTGGCGGCATGCTCACCAATTTCGTAACCATTAAAAAGTCCCTCCTCAGGCTCAAGAAGCTTGAAAAAATGGAAGTCGACGGCACTTTCGAAAACCTCACCAAGAAAGAAATTTCGGGCCTGGGCAAAGAAAGGGCAAAACTCCAGAAGAACCTGGGAGGCATCAAAGAGATGAAGGATCCCCCGGGGATACTCTTCATCATCGATACCCGCAAGGAAGGTATTGCGGTGGCGGAAGCCCGGCGCATGGGCATACCCATCGTGGCCGTGGTTGACACCAATTGCAATCCCGAGGGCATAGACTACCCCATTCCCGGGAATGACGATGCCATCAGGGCCATCACCCTTTTTACCCAGATCATCGCCAATGCGGTAGAAGAAGCGGACAATGAAGTGGGCCTCAAGATCATCGAGACCCTGGGCGACGAAGACGAAGAGACCGAAGATGTGGTAACTGATGTTTCGGTTAAGGAAGAGGATCAGGAAATCGACATCGAAGCCTATTCAGGGGAGGCTGTGGTCAAGGAAACCGTAGAGCCCGAGGCTCCTGCTGATGAAGAAGATGCATTGCCTGTAGATGTAGACAAAGTTTATGGAGCGGAATGA
- a CDS encoding Maf family protein: MEPIILASGSLRRQEYFRLLSLPFSIMPSPVEEHYDGNADPKSVAEDLAVRKVNKIVEILKGRIPPWIVGADTLVTVDGKVYGKPKDREAARSMLSVLQGRDHFVITAVALYKGKEKTIDCRSVSSTVTFAPLRDSEIEWYLNTGEWQGVAGSYKVQGLASCFISEIKGSYSSIVGLPMREFYVMLKENGYPYGD; this comes from the coding sequence ATGGAACCAATTATATTAGCGTCAGGCTCCTTAAGAAGGCAGGAATATTTCCGGCTTTTGAGCCTCCCGTTCAGCATCATGCCCTCCCCGGTGGAAGAACACTATGACGGCAATGCTGACCCTAAAAGCGTGGCAGAGGATCTGGCAGTGCGCAAGGTAAATAAAATCGTGGAGATCCTTAAAGGGAGGATACCGCCCTGGATTGTGGGGGCCGATACCCTTGTCACTGTGGACGGCAAGGTTTACGGCAAGCCCAAAGACAGGGAGGCCGCCAGAAGCATGCTATCCGTGCTTCAGGGACGTGATCACTTTGTGATTACCGCTGTGGCCCTATACAAGGGCAAGGAGAAAACTATAGACTGCCGCTCGGTGTCCAGCACAGTCACTTTTGCCCCTTTGAGGGATTCCGAGATAGAATGGTACCTCAATACCGGCGAGTGGCAAGGCGTGGCAGGGTCCTACAAGGTGCAGGGCCTGGCAAGCTGCTTCATTTCAGAAATAAAGGGGTCTTATTCCTCCATAGTGGGCTTGCCAATGCGGGAATTCTATGTTATGCTGAAGGAGAACGGTTACCCTTACGGGGACTGA
- a CDS encoding helix-turn-helix domain-containing protein, translating into MGMVEKIRILLVKRGNISEAELARRLGMSTTNLYNRMKRDNFTDKDLQKIANVLGCTFEGTFKLTDTGEEI; encoded by the coding sequence ATGGGAATGGTTGAAAAAATCCGTATCTTGCTGGTAAAGCGAGGGAATATTTCAGAGGCTGAGCTTGCCCGGCGACTGGGGATGAGTACTACGAATTTATATAACCGTATGAAACGGGATAACTTTACAGACAAGGATCTACAAAAGATCGCCAACGTTCTGGGCTGTACCTTTGAAGGGACGTTCAAGCTGACCGACACCGGGGAGGAGATATGA
- a CDS encoding helix-turn-helix domain-containing protein yields MTEKVTAVVDEWLTPEEFCERIKIPMVTLKYWIKHNQIKYRRWGQRIYRIPACELMLAKDAVE; encoded by the coding sequence ATGACAGAAAAAGTAACAGCTGTAGTTGATGAATGGCTTACGCCAGAAGAATTTTGCGAACGCATCAAGATACCTATGGTAACACTCAAATACTGGATAAAGCATAACCAGATAAAATACCGACGCTGGGGGCAGCGCATTTATCGTATCCCGGCATGCGAATTAATGCTGGCAAAGGATGCGGTCGAATAA
- a CDS encoding phage major capsid protein, with amino-acid sequence MNKEKELFLKYLRNQITAADYRAEIRAIGTGDITVPVEIADRIIARASRFPVRSLATIHQASSGGKDIPINTALPAVSWVPENGSFPTPDATFGSRHFGLNKVGGIGIVTEEMIGDSAFNIDTVIADVFGQAIGEKEDDAFINGTGTGQPRGLLLDAIPQAAGGATIAYADLLAMFAALPLRYHSSAAWLMNPKTLSAVIPLADAAGNPVFIPGGRALSPDASFIAGSIFGCPVYLSALPDVATGAKPVAFGNLSSYTIVDRTNSQVIQRLNELYSQTGAVGFLAYHRTDGALMDAAAVIALEF; translated from the coding sequence ATGAACAAGGAAAAAGAATTATTTCTAAAGTATTTGCGCAATCAGATCACCGCCGCAGATTATCGCGCAGAAATTCGGGCAATCGGAACCGGAGATATAACCGTACCCGTTGAAATTGCCGACCGCATTATTGCCAGGGCTTCCCGGTTCCCTGTCCGCAGCCTTGCCACCATCCACCAGGCCAGCAGCGGGGGGAAGGACATTCCTATCAATACGGCCTTGCCGGCAGTTTCATGGGTTCCTGAAAACGGATCGTTTCCTACACCGGACGCAACATTCGGATCCCGCCATTTTGGACTTAATAAAGTTGGGGGAATCGGAATAGTAACCGAGGAAATGATCGGAGATTCCGCCTTTAATATCGATACAGTGATAGCCGATGTATTCGGGCAAGCAATCGGGGAAAAAGAAGACGATGCTTTCATAAATGGCACAGGGACAGGCCAGCCGAGGGGCCTCCTGCTGGATGCGATACCCCAGGCAGCGGGCGGCGCCACGATCGCATACGCAGATCTACTGGCCATGTTCGCCGCCCTCCCCCTGCGTTACCATTCGTCCGCCGCATGGCTCATGAACCCTAAAACCTTGTCCGCTGTCATTCCTTTGGCAGATGCAGCCGGAAACCCGGTGTTTATTCCCGGAGGGCGGGCGCTCTCTCCTGATGCTTCCTTTATTGCCGGGTCCATCTTCGGATGCCCTGTCTATCTTTCCGCCCTGCCGGATGTTGCAACGGGAGCCAAGCCGGTAGCCTTCGGGAATCTCAGTTCTTATACCATCGTAGACAGGACAAACAGCCAGGTTATACAGCGCCTTAATGAACTGTATTCCCAAACCGGGGCTGTGGGCTTCCTTGCATATCATCGCACCGATGGGGCCTTAATGGATGCCGCCGCCGTTATCGCTCTGGAGTTTTAA